The Vulpes vulpes isolate BD-2025 chromosome 1, VulVul3, whole genome shotgun sequence genome contains the following window.
TAGCCTGGGCTTGAGACACTTGAGTTGAAGTTTGCAATCTCTGATTGAGCTGTAGTCTGGACTAGAGGAAGGTGCCACGGCTGCTGATGGAAGTGCCCCATCCCACATGGAGACCTGCTGACCAGGCACAATGTGTGTAGCCACTTCAAACACTGCTAATCTTCCCTTCTGGCCACCTGCTACTCAGCCAGGAGCCTCGGGCAGGTGGCTGAACCACGTTCCTTCCCCTCCAGTGCTCTGGCTGCAGGGGAGTCTAGGAAATGGAGTTCTGGTTGGACAGTCATGAAATAACAGCTGAAACTATGGATAAGAAGGGAGATGGAAGGAGGAACCTTCTTCAGTCTCATACACATCTGATCtggaacaaaatttttttaaaagattttatttatttgagagagaagggagcagactccccactgagcagggagtctgatttggaacttgatcccaggaccctgagatcatgacctgagctgaaattagatgcttaaccaattgggCCCCCCTGGAAATTTTATTAGTTAACttcaaaaacatgtatatattgcTTAAGATCTTTCTCAGGACTTGAACATGATACCCCTGAGATCATTTGCCAGAAGtagaatatagaaaacaaaaaaataaatacaagaagaCAAAAGtgttgggaggcctgggtggctcagtggttgagtgtctaccttcgacccagggtgtgaccctggagccccaggatcgagtcccacatcggactccccacagggagcctgcttctccctctgcctgtgtctcagcctgcctctctgtctcatgaataaataaaatcttcaaaaaaataaaaagacaagagtGTTGAGTAGTGTCTATCTTTTGTGAAGGCTCTAAGCTAAGCCTACTCTGGCTCTGctcttttctattaaaaaggaACATCAGTGTTTGCAATGATAAACACTTATGGCACCAAATACAGTCTTCCTTCTTGTAGGATCTGAAAGACTGAAAGATTGTTATCTTCACTAAGAGGCAAGTATTATTGCAGATGGCAAATGGAAACATCTCACCCACCACACCAGGTTCTGTGGTCAGTGGGTCCTGGTTTTTATTGTCTGCCTGGTGGACCTCCTATGTTCTCTATGAGCAATTGACATGCCCACTCCGAGCTACATTTTATTCCTGTGTAGGGAAAGAATTCCTGTTACGTTTgggtgttttttaaagaatttatttgagagagtgagcacacggagggaaggggcaaagggagaagcagacctccactaggcaggaagcctgatgtggggcttgatcccaggacccctgggatcatgacctgagccaaaggcagatgcttaactgacagccacctgggtgccccagaaTTCCGGTATATTCATACTGTGGTACCATTGGTGTAGGTCACTATCCCCAACGGCACTCAGTAAGCCTATATATTCAGCAAATACTTGCCAAGTACCCATTATGCTAAATACTGTTCTTTGCATAGAACACACAGTGGTGAATAAAGTTCATTGCAAATACCATGTTCTGATACAACTGAGGTGGCCCAGCTGGGGAATGGTCCCGGTGATCAAGGAAAGCCAATCATTGGTGACTTGAGCAGAACTGACTTGAGCATCTCCCAGCCATGATGGTGCTGGGTAATTGGGTGCGTAGAGATGGCTGAGGTCCAGGCTTTGCCCTGATGAATTCTTTCCCAATCCCCAAGCCCATGTGTGCCTGATCCACTTCCCCTGCACAAAAGTTTGGACTTGAGGCCAGAGGTGAGTATGTCCTACGACGGAGATGGCTGCGCAGGTGAATGATCTTGGCACGTGGAGCTATAGGaaacacagttttatttttaaggttttatttattcatgagagacagaggagcagagacatgggGCAACCCCAAGcatatataggcagagggagtagcaggccccatgcagggagcctgatgtgggactcgatcccaggaccccaggatcatgccctgtgccaaaggcaggtgctcaactgctgagccatgcaggcatcccaggAAACGCAGTTTTAGAGTTTGAGACTTGAGTTCCacgtccctccccccaccaccactttaTCCTGAACTGCAGCTGCcaactccatgctcagtgagtgACAGGTGTGGGCCTGGAGCCAAATCTGGCCCCTTTGCTTCCTGGCTCTAGACTTCAAGTTTCTGAAGGCTCTCCCCTGCCATTTCTATGTCCAGTGGGGTTATAACAGCCCCCTTAAGATGATGCAGTCCATTTGAAATTATGTGCCGAGTGCTCTTTAAATAACTTGGCTTTCATTTCattgtccctattttacagaggagaaaggcGAGGCTCTCAGAAGAGAAATAGCTTAGCCCAGGTCACCCAGTCAGGAAGTGGCTTGTGAAGATAAATAGTGATTATGGTAGGGCCTTACTAGCCTTAAGACCCAGCATATAATACTTGGTCCTTGAGAGTGGGGGCTGTTCCTGGCGACCAAAAGGCCGCCTTGTTCTGTCCTTGAACACAGGAAATTCCAAGATAGTTTTCTGTACTAGCTGCCTGTTTCTGTTCTTGGAGGGGCCCAGGTACCCAAACAGCCTAGAATTGACAAAGATGGAATTGAATATCTCAACCTGCCTATCTGGGCCTCTGATGGTTGAGGTGGGGCAGGAGGTAGGGGTTGCTGTCACTTGGAGCGGCCTGGGCTGCTTTGGACCTATTTGGACATTTTCTTGGGCAGGCTGCCCTCACCCTGTCTTTGAAATGGTTCTGGCTGGGCAGCAGCCTCTAGGTATTGTGGGTGAAATTTGGGACCGGTTAAGGGTGGAGACAGGATGGAGAACACAGGTTTCCTTGTGttgctggagagagggagggcagaaggaaatTGGAGACCCCATTTCCCCCTCAGTCACTCCCTTGCTCAGTCCATGATGGCTGGGTCGCCAGTGTTCCTCGGTATCATTGTTTTGCTGTCTGCCTTCCTAGCGCCTAGTGTCGGGGGCCGTGCCATGCCCAAGCTGGCTGACCGCAAGCTGTGTGCTGATGAGGAATGCAGCTGTAAGacttgggggctggggggccttGGGAGCTTGGGTTGCCAGCCTGTGTGGAGGGTGCTGtcattcccttctattccttccCCAGACCCCATCTCCATGGCTGTGGCCCTTCAGGACTACGTGGCCCCCGACTGCCGTTTCCTGACCATACACAGGGGCCAAGTTGTGTATGTCTTCTCCAAGCTGAAGGGCCGAGGGCGGCTCTTCTGGGGAGGCAGTGTGAGTCTTgggagaacagaaaaagaaaggatatggGGCTAGGGTGGGAGTGCATCCTAGTTTTCCACCCAAAGGGAAAGTTTGAGGGTGTAGACTGAAATAGTTTGGCCGGGGGAGAGGGTATTGtactcttttttgtttattcatgagagacataagcagagggagaagcagggtccccatggggagcctgatgcccaggaccccaggatcatgacccaagccaaaggtagtCTCTCAATTACTGCAAGCcatcaaaaaataataagcaaattcGTGCtcctttgagaatttttttttttaaagactttactttttgggatccctgggtggctcagcagtttagcacctgccttcattcGGCCCGGGGTCccacctgatgtgggacccaggatcaagtctcacatcaggttgcctgcatggagcctacttctccctctgcctgtgtctctgcctctctctctctctctctctctctctctctctctctctctctctgtgcctctcataaataactttaaaaaaataaggattttagtcttttcatgagagacatggggagagagaggcaaagacagaggtggagggaaaagcaggttccctgtgggaagcctgatgtgggactcaatcccaggaccccaggatcatgacctgcaccaaaggcagatgctcaaccactgagccacccaggggcccctcctttGAGAATTAATACCCATTGAGTGGGTGGCTACTTGAGGTGGTCAGGCAGGGCCTCCACACAGTGACTGTAAGAGAGCTGAGTGACAAGCATGGAGCCAGTCCTCTAGAAATCAGGAAGAGGAAAAGTGCTATGGTCTTCAGCAGGAACAAGTTTGCCATCCTCCCAGAACCCTGGCTTTGAATTCTTCCTCTCCAGGTTCAGGGAGATTACTATGGAGATCTAGCTGCTCGCCTGGGCTATTTCCCCAGTAGTGTTGTACGTGAGGACCAGACCCTGAAACCTGGCAAAATCGACGTGAAGACAGATGTGAGTGACTTGGGGGGCTGGCAGGGATCCGGAGGGAGGACCCTGAGGTTGTGATGATGGGCAAAGATGCTCCTGCCCTTGGCTCCCTGGCAGTGTAGCTGTGTGCACTGGGACAAATTCCCTGCCtcggttttcttatctgtaaaatgggggagtgattttttttttttttttgaagtcccTGTTAGATTGAGAGGTGCAAAGATTGGAGGACTCTGGACTAATTTGCATAGCACATGTTTGGCCAAACCTGGCCCCTGCCACAACAAAAACCACTAGATCCTTTGTGGTGTGACCGCTGGTTTTCTCCCCACTGTTtaccctttctctttttcagaaatgGGATTTCTACTGCCAGTGAGCTCAACCTACCACTGTTcctgctgtgggttttttttttttttcccttctggctTTATACAAATATATCAGCCAAGTGCAAAATGCAGGTCTCCGTGGTCTTtctttggggggcgggggggggggcggtgtaaCAAAGGAAATGTTTCCCCAGGTTCATGAATTTAGCCAGTCAACTCATTGACTCTCGTGACGTCAGTGGTTGCTAGGCAGACTTCCACTAAATGCTCTCTGCTCCGAGCTGGGTACCAGAGGTGGGCTAAACTTAGATACACAAGCAAATGAGAAGGCGGAATAACCTGAACAGACCGGTTGCGGGTTTTTTAGTGTCCTCTCTAGACCGAGGGGAGGGAGTTGAACTGTTGGGAAGGAGCCAATAAGGCCACGAGGAAGACCTAAATCACAGAATAACAGAATAAGAGGTTTTCGTGGAAGACCATCTGCAAATGGAAGGGGGAGGTTAGCCAGCgcgtaccccccccccccccccccccccagttttcgTCTTTCTTGTCTTTGAGGTCTGAAAAAAGCGCTCCCCAGCTCGATACCCGCTCCTCTTCGGGGTCTTTCTGTCAATCCTGTCCATGCCCCCTTCTTTGCAGccgtgcccccgcccccaggtccgCTCCTACCCAATCCGGAGTCTCGACTCTGCACCCGTACTCCTGACCAAATCCGTTTCTCAGCGGGGCTAAAGCATCTCCGTACGCTCCCTTCCCACCTGCTCCGCCAATCGCTCGTCTTGGTCCCGCCCCCCTTGGCCCGTCCCCTCTCGCGCGGCCAATCCGCGCCCTTTGTCCCGCCTCCCGGCCGCCGAGTTCGCCAATCCCTGCCCTCGGGAAGCGTGGCCTGGTATCCCGCAGCCCTAGCGGGTCGCGCTGTGGGGGGTGGAGGCGGAAGTGGCGGCGCCGGTCCCGGGAGTAGGAAGGAGCCGGGGCTGCAGCCGGAGTGGAGCGGCTGCCAGCCGAGGAGCAGGCGCGGCCGCGGCGCCATATTGCGGCCCCGAGCGGCCGCGACCGAGTCATGGCCGAGACCTACGGTGAGGGTGGTGGGCCGGAGTCACGGTCTGGGGTCTGGGCCCAGGGAGGATGCGGCCTTTGGGGAGTGGGGCGGGGCCTTATGTGCCAGGGGGCGGGGTCTGGCATGGGGCAGGGCCTAGTGGATGCTGGGAGGGGTTTAATGGGTACGAGGCTGGGCTTCATGGATTTGGGCGGAGCCTGAGGGTCTGGTGTGTGGGTTAAATAGATCTGGGGCGGGATTTGAGGGAGCCAGTCTTGATGGACTTGGGCAGGCCTTGAAGGAAAGGATGGTTCTTACTGTGTCGGGGCGGAGTCTGGATGGATGGGGTGGGGCTGACTGTGTGAATGGCAGGGCTTGGGGATGGTGGGCTGGGAGAACCCCGAGGGGTTGCTGTGGATCCTGGGATTGCTCTGGCTGGAGAGGGCTGCAGTGGGGTTGGGGATGCGTCGTCCTTGAATTAGGTGGTGGGAGGGACTAGTGGCAAGGGGTGGGTGGGGCTTAAACTTGAGAGGGCCTTGGGccgaggaagggatggagggactGAGAATTGGAGAATccggatggatggatgaataggaGGTGGGAGGACAGGGTGCCGTAGAAACAGCACGGGTGTAAGAATCAGAAGGAGCTATGTTCCTTCAACGAGTAGAGAAAAACCGAGGGAACAAGTGCAAAGATCCTGAGGTGAGAACCAGCTTGCCATTTTCAGGGAATAGACTGAAGGCCCCAGGCTAGAATAGAGTGAATGAGAACGTGGTAGGAGGTGAGGTCGTGATGGGCAAGGGCAAGGCTGTCACCCTGGGTAACATGGATCTTGAGAGGCTTTAACAACATCATAGCTAAGCTTTTGAGCTCTGGAGCCAGTTGagctgggttcgaatcccagctaTGCCCAGCTATGGGGTCTTGGGTAGACCAGTTAACCTTtctggcctcagtgtcctcatctggaaGATGGAGATACTTGTTGGTATACCTCCCTTGTAGTGTTTTTCTGAGGATTAAGTGAGCTTGCCGTAGTAAAGAGCTCTAGCACTGTGCCTGTTATGTGGTAAGCACTGTATATGAATTGTCTGTTGTTACTGTTGCtctgtttctgcctgtgtctgtttgtCCCCTTGTAACTGTGATGGTCTCTTGGTTTCCATCTTTTGCCCTGTATCATTCTCTCCATATGGGTTTCCCTGATTTTGGCTCCATCTGCTCAGACTTCCTCTTCAAATTCCTGGTGATTGGCAGTGCAGGAACTGGCAAATCATGTCTCCTTCATCAGTTCATTGAGAATAAGTGTGAGTTTCTGGGAGTGGTCCCGGGAGCACTGAACTGTGGGTGTGGGCATAgcgtgggcaggggcagggctggccgTAGGTACAATTTCAGTGCTGGCTGCCTGGCCCTCGCCTTTGCTAGATCCTCCTTGAGGATCTCAGTCACCCCAGCAATGAGAATGGTGCTGAGGAAGCTTGGGAGGACAGGGAAGCTTCTGAGCCCCTGCactgcctcttctctccttcccactcccagTCAAACAGGACTCCAACCACACAATCGGCGTGGAGTTTGGATCTCGGGTAGTCAACGTGGGTGGGAAGACTGTGAAGCTCCAGATTTGGGACACAGCCGGCCAAGAGCGGTTTCGGTAGGTGGGGGCCGGGCTCccaagggaggggggcagaggaaagaggagacaaaatgagatagagggacagagagagaggtgtgtgCAGTCACTTGGAGGTATGACGGAAGCACAGAGACAATGAGAGGGCAGGCGAGGCTGCGGGAGAAAAGCAGAGACTCAGTACAGGTGCCTATTATAGCCAGAGCTAGCAGGGGTCCTGGAGAGAGAGCAAGGATTGCAAGGGAGAATGAGGCTGAGAAAGAAACATAATGAAAGGAGAGACCCACAGACCCTAGAGAGACGGCAGTAGATCGAGCCATGAGGCTGGAGAGATGGAGATTTGTGCCTGGGGAAAGGCgcttggggtgggggtcaggggtagaggtggaaagagagaaattgaaagagagggaaactgaggaagagaTACACTCAGAattagacagagagacagagactgagaagaAGAGCAAGGGAAGGATGataaagagacacaaagagaaatagGTCCAAGCCGGAGAGGGAGGATGGGACAGGAGGAGccagagagatggagaaatggaTGTTGTGTGGCGGGGGAGAGAGAATGGCGGAGGGCTCAGCATACAGTGTGTCTTCAAGAAATGGCTGCAGACAAGGTGGTTGGTGCACAGAAACCCTGagtttaagagacagagaggagggacACGAGGGAATTGAGTCCATGGAGAAGTGTGGTCCCTAGCCAGCACGGCGTCGTAGCTGCTAAGTTAATATTGGTGATATTGTTGATATCACcatgtgagagagacagagagaaggcgaAGGGTGAGTGGCTGGCGCTGGGTTTGTGCTAAGTGCTTAGTGAGTGCTTGTGGAATGGTTGAATTCGAGGAGGACCCAGACAGGTGACACGGAGATGCAGGCAGATGCAGCCACCCTGGGAAGAGGGCCTCCCCAAGAtgcagcaggagagggacaagccagtGTAGTTGCAGAGCACTTGGCCAGGAATGGGCAAAGGGAAGAAGGCGAAATGAGGCATGAGTGAATGCATGAGAAATCAAGAGTGAAGAAgagggactcctaggtggctcagcggttgagtgtctgcctttggctcagggcccaaggggtcctgggatcgagtcccacatcaggcttcccgcagggaagactgcttctccctctgcctatgtctctgcctttctctctgtgtctctaaagaataaagaaaatcttaaaaaaaaaaaaaaaaaaggatgagagaaCCAGAgccagagagacacacagagatacagagacataaggaagtgagagagacacacatgTTAGAGAGATGGACGGAAAGACACAGACCACTGAAGAGAAAGGGAACACAGGGACACAGAGTCAAAGACAGGGAGAGCCTCTGAGGCCGATGGACAGACAGCTAAGGGAGATTgagggagacaaggagagagacCAGCAGAGAAGGAAATTGTGGTGAGACCAGAACACCGCTAGCTTCTGGGGGATAGGTCAGCAGTAaaggccggggggtgggggggccctctGAGCCACCAGCATCAGTCTCTCTCCGCAGAAGGGGGCAGTCTCAGGGCAGACCCCAGCCTCGGGGGTgactgggtccccctggccccaCAGGTCGGTGACACGGAGTTACTACCGAGGGGCGGCTGGAGCCCTGCTGGTGTACGACATCACCAGGTGGGTGCACGGAGAgagtggggcagggctggggtgggggcccccTATCCTgtgcctgccctcctcctctctcccttctccatagCCGGGAGACATACAACTCGTTGGCTGCCTGGCTGACGGACGCCCGCACGCTGGCTAGCCCCAACATCGTGGTCATCCTCTGTGGCAACAAGAAAGACCTGGACCCTGAGCGTGAGGTCACTTTCCTGGAGGCCTCCCGCTTTGCCCAGGAGAATGGTGAGGACCTGCTGGTGGGCCAGTGGGGGAGGGGATTGGGCTGAGGAGCAGGGGGTGTCCCCTGGGGCCCACAGCTCCCGGCCTCTGTGGCTCTCCCTAGCAGAGGAATGCGGAGATTTAGAGGTCTGGGTTCAAATTCGAGTGTTGGCCACATGTGAGCCGTGTGACCACTCTGGTCCTGTCTCCCTGTCTGGAAAAGGGGAGTCACGATGTTTCTGCCTCACATAGCATGTGATGCTTAAGGGAGTTGGTCACGGAGAGCCCTTGGCACTGCCTGGACACAGCAGCGGGCGCTTGATGAATGTTGGCTGCTAAGAAGGTTTCGGCCAGTGCTGGGTATTGGTGTAACGTGGAGGTTGCAAACTCCGATGGCCCGAGGGGACAGGCCTGTTTTGTGATTAAGGGAGACAGGATAGGGTGGACCCCAAGTTAGCAGGCACCAGCATTCGGGGTGTAGACAGATCCCACAGCCACGTCAAAAGGTGTGCAAATATAAACTCATTTGAAAAGTTCGTGTTGGTCAAACATCTACTGGCTCGGGGTCTGTCCATGTTCCTCCAGCTTGTAACCTCCAGGTTGAGACGATGTTTTGCCATCAGAAAGATATGGCTTTGAGGCTAAAGGGTTGTCTGTGGTGGGCCTGGGCCTGTCCCAGATGGTGGTAGGGACATAGCGTTAAAGACACCCTAGGCCCAGCTCTCACAGGCTCACAGTCCAGTGAGTAGGGAAGGGAGACACCACCCTTTCCAGTGATAGCCCAGAGAGGTCAGGGCTGGGGTAGGGGAGGCACTGGGGGCTTTGGGAGcctgaggagggggagggcacCTGATCCATGCTGGGAAGTCAGGGAGGACTTTCTGGAGGAGGAGGCATATTAGCAGGAACCACCTGGGGAGGGGGTCCCTTGGTGGCAGGCCAATGGTAGGTGCAAAGGCCTGGAGTAGTAAGGGCAGAGGTGGTAGGTCAGAGTCAAGGGAAGGGCAGGGACTCACCGAGGCCCTGCCCCCCAGAGCTAATGTTCCTGGAGACTAGTGCCCTCACGGGTGAGAACGTGGAAGAGGCTTTCCTGAAGTGTGCCCGCACCATCCTGAACAAGATCGACTCAGGTGAGGCCCCTGACTGCCcagagtgggagtgggagtggaaGGCAGGGCCCAGAAGTCTCCAGGACACTAGTCCTGACCTCtctcctgtccccctcccctcaaCCCCCAGGTGAGCTGGACCCCGAGAGGATGGGCTCAGGCATTCAGTACGGGGATGCTTCCCTCCGCCAGCTGCGGCAGCCTCGGAGTGCCCAGGCCGTGGCCCCTCAGCCCTGTGGCTGCTGAGACATGTGGAGCCAGGTGGGAGCCCAGGTgggagcctgggcctggggatggcaggggtggggtccCAGCAAGGGGGAATgtggagcagagacagagacacagaaagggagaggtgACAAGAGAAAGGGTGAGAAAGAACGATGCAGAAACAGTTGCATGAAAGGAGCCATCGTCCTGGCCTCGGGGACGTCCTTTCCATCTTGCCACCAGCTCCCTGCCCCGGATCTCTGACCCACCCATTcataattcagcaaatattgagcgagtgtctgctgtgtgccagatCCTGTTCAGGCAGTGGGCCAAACAATCCCTGCCCTCGTGGAGCCGACATGCTCTTGGGAGGAGGCAGGCAATAAACAAGACACATAAGAAAATGATACAGTAGTTAAGAAGATAAGagttatggagaaaaataaagggaaagcgAGGGGTAGGGAGGTGAGGAGTGGAATTTTCCATGATGAGGGAATCCCTCCCTGAAAAGGTGACATTGGAGCAAAGACCTGAAGCTAGGGGAATGAGGTGGGGGGTGTCATATGGGTCCCTGGGGGCTAGTGttctaggcagagagaacagccaatgcaaaggccctgaggtagaagCATGCCTGAGCTGGGTGAGGAGGTCCAGGGAGGCCAGCATGGCTAGAGTGGAGTACATGTGTGTATTGGGGGGTAGGGGAGGTAAGAAGAGAtgaggtcaggggtggggggagaagatcAGATAGGGCTTTGTTGTCCATGAGGAGGCTCTGGGTTATACCCCAGTTGGGATGGGGAGCCGTGGGAGGGCTCTGAGCAGAGAAGGGACAGGACCTGATGCAGGTGTTCCCAGGATCCCTCTGGCTGCATATAGAGGAGAGGAGGGTGTGGGCAGGAGTGGTTGCTGAGAGACCAGTGAGAGACTACTGCAGAGTCAGGCTGAGAGACCA
Protein-coding sequences here:
- the MIA gene encoding melanoma-derived growth regulatory protein codes for the protein MENTGFLVLLERGRAEGNWRPHFPLSHSLAQSMMAGSPVFLGIIVLLSAFLAPSVGGRAMPKLADRKLCADEECSYPISMAVALQDYVAPDCRFLTIHRGQVVYVFSKLKGRGRLFWGGSVQGDYYGDLAARLGYFPSSVVREDQTLKPGKIDVKTDKWDFYCQ
- the RAB4B gene encoding ras-related protein Rab-4B isoform X1; this translates as MAETYDFLFKFLVIGSAGTGKSCLLHQFIENKFKQDSNHTIGVEFGSRVVNVGGKTVKLQIWDTAGQERFRSVTRSYYRGAAGALLVYDITSRETYNSLAAWLTDARTLASPNIVVILCGNKKDLDPEREVTFLEASRFAQENELMFLETSALTGENVEEAFLKCARTILNKIDSGELDPERMGSGIQYGDASLRQLRQPRSAQAVAPQPCGC
- the RAB4B gene encoding ras-related protein Rab-4B isoform X2; the protein is MAETYVKQDSNHTIGVEFGSRVVNVGGKTVKLQIWDTAGQERFRSVTRSYYRGAAGALLVYDITSRETYNSLAAWLTDARTLASPNIVVILCGNKKDLDPEREVTFLEASRFAQENELMFLETSALTGENVEEAFLKCARTILNKIDSGELDPERMGSGIQYGDASLRQLRQPRSAQAVAPQPCGC
- the RAB4B gene encoding ras-related protein Rab-4B isoform X3; the encoded protein is MAETYDFLFKFLVIGSAGTGKSCLLHQFIENKFKQDSNHTIGVEFGSRVVNVGGKTVKLQIWDTAGQERFRSVTRSYYRGAAGALLVYDITSRETYNSLAAWLTDARTLASPNIVVILCGNKKDLDPEREVTFLEASRFAQENGELDPERMGSGIQYGDASLRQLRQPRSAQAVAPQPCGC